A window of Hymenobacter aerilatus contains these coding sequences:
- a CDS encoding alpha-glucuronidase family glycosyl hydrolase: MPYRYLLLSLLLSLLAHRGLADDGYRLWLKYDQLPDAGQRKVALRNTRFIAVPTNASATLQAAARELQTGLQGLLGQAVPVGGEARGKGGIVLAVAPDPALGREGYRVAVQDGNIRISAATDVGVLYGSFALLRHVQTGQPLAGVSLSSQPKIQYRLLNHWDNPNGTVERGYAGSSIWKWQELPEVLDPRYQDYARANASIGINGAVLNNVNASPRLLTAEYLRKVAALANVMRPYGIRVYLSVFWAAPKVLGGLPTADPLDPQVQRWWTAKINEIYQAVPDFGGFVVKANSEGEPGPQDYGRTHADGANMLAEALGQHDGIVMWRAFVYKAGPNGDRFKQAYEEFQPLDGQFDPKVLVQVKNGPIDFQSREPFHPLFGKMPRTPLVLEVQLTQEYLGFATHLVYLGPLIKECLEADTYAKGPGSTVAKVVDGSLEQHRISGIAGVANIGSDRNWTGHPVGQANWYAFGRLAWDYTLTAKAIAQEWTQMTLTRDPAAVPTIVQLLDQSRSIYVRYTTPLGLHHIMGQTLHYGPEPWLAKSARPDWTAVYYHRADAEGLGFDRTAQGSNALSLYYPPVQQQWGTMATCPLNYLLWFHHVPWDYKLSTGRTLWNELTTRYYTGADSVQWMQKQWAQVQPAVDPALHADVTARLRVQQREALWWRDACVLYFQTVARRPLPPGLPPPTRTLADIKEQVDTYQLR, translated from the coding sequence ATGCCGTACCGCTACCTGCTGTTGTCACTGCTTCTAAGCCTACTTGCCCACCGCGGCCTCGCCGACGATGGGTACCGGCTATGGCTGAAGTACGACCAACTACCGGATGCCGGCCAACGCAAGGTAGCCCTTCGCAATACGCGCTTTATTGCGGTACCGACCAACGCGTCGGCTACGCTGCAAGCCGCTGCCCGCGAGTTGCAAACGGGGTTGCAAGGGTTGCTAGGACAGGCAGTGCCGGTAGGAGGGGAGGCCCGCGGCAAAGGCGGTATTGTGCTAGCCGTGGCCCCCGACCCCGCGCTGGGCCGGGAGGGCTACCGGGTGGCGGTACAAGATGGCAACATCCGGATCAGTGCTGCTACCGATGTGGGCGTGCTCTACGGTAGCTTCGCGCTGCTGCGCCACGTGCAAACAGGGCAGCCGCTGGCCGGTGTCAGCCTGAGCAGTCAGCCCAAAATTCAGTACAGGTTGCTGAATCACTGGGACAACCCCAATGGTACCGTGGAGCGTGGCTACGCGGGTTCCAGCATCTGGAAGTGGCAGGAATTACCCGAAGTGCTCGACCCGCGCTACCAGGATTACGCCCGCGCCAACGCATCTATTGGTATCAACGGCGCAGTGCTCAACAACGTGAATGCCAGCCCGCGCCTGCTCACGGCAGAATACCTGCGCAAGGTGGCGGCTCTGGCCAATGTGATGCGCCCCTATGGTATTCGGGTGTATTTATCGGTGTTTTGGGCGGCGCCCAAAGTACTGGGCGGCCTCCCCACCGCCGACCCGCTCGACCCACAAGTGCAGCGCTGGTGGACAGCTAAAATCAACGAAATCTACCAGGCCGTGCCCGATTTCGGGGGCTTTGTGGTGAAGGCAAATTCGGAGGGCGAACCAGGGCCGCAGGATTACGGTCGCACCCACGCCGATGGGGCCAACATGCTAGCCGAAGCCTTGGGTCAGCACGACGGCATTGTCATGTGGCGCGCCTTTGTATACAAAGCTGGTCCCAACGGCGACCGGTTCAAGCAAGCCTATGAAGAGTTTCAGCCGCTGGATGGGCAGTTCGACCCGAAGGTGCTGGTGCAGGTGAAAAACGGGCCGATTGATTTTCAGTCGCGGGAGCCGTTTCACCCATTATTTGGCAAGATGCCCCGCACGCCGTTGGTGCTGGAAGTGCAGCTCACACAGGAGTACCTGGGCTTTGCAACCCACCTGGTTTACTTGGGGCCGCTAATAAAGGAATGCCTCGAAGCCGACACCTACGCCAAAGGGCCGGGCTCCACGGTAGCCAAGGTAGTGGATGGCAGCCTGGAGCAACACCGCATCAGTGGCATTGCCGGGGTAGCCAATATCGGTTCTGACCGCAACTGGACGGGGCACCCCGTAGGACAGGCCAACTGGTACGCGTTTGGGCGCCTGGCCTGGGACTATACCCTCACTGCGAAAGCAATTGCGCAGGAATGGACGCAGATGACGCTAACCCGCGACCCTGCCGCCGTGCCAACTATCGTGCAGTTACTGGATCAGTCGCGCAGCATCTACGTGCGCTACACCACGCCACTGGGCCTGCACCACATTATGGGCCAGACGTTGCACTATGGTCCCGAGCCCTGGCTAGCCAAAAGCGCCCGCCCCGACTGGACCGCCGTGTACTACCACCGCGCCGATGCCGAGGGCCTGGGCTTCGATCGTACCGCCCAGGGTAGCAATGCCCTGAGCCTCTACTACCCGCCCGTACAGCAGCAATGGGGCACGATGGCTACCTGCCCACTCAACTACTTGCTCTGGTTTCATCACGTGCCCTGGGATTATAAGCTGAGCACCGGCCGCACGCTCTGGAATGAGCTGACTACCCGCTACTACACTGGCGCCGACTCGGTGCAGTGGATGCAGAAACAGTGGGCGCAGGTGCAGCCCGCCGTGGACCCCGCCCTGCACGCCGACGTGACAGCCCGCCTGCGCGTGCAGCAGCGCGAGGCCCTGTGGTGGCGCGATGCCTGCGTGCTCTACTTTCAGACCGTGGCGCGCCGCCCCCTGCCGCCCGGCTTACCGCCGCCTACCCGCACCCTGGCTGACATCAAAGAGCAAGTTGATACTTACCAACTCCGCTAA
- a CDS encoding SDR family NAD(P)-dependent oxidoreductase yields MNTHLVSPASNGHASHPAAQPRNVFSLEGRLALITGGGSGIGLEIARCMLTAGATVVITGRREEVLKEAVAGLGERAAYLVNDVTERASLEELVEQIETTHGPLDILVNNAGINLKKPALEVTDEEFDRIVHTNLNAVFALTRVCAQRMMTRQRGVILMISSMAAYYGIDRVAAYAASKAGLEGMVKVLASEFSGAGVRVNAIAPGFIETAMSRTAMNNDPDRRDRAMRRTPMGKFGQPEDIGYAAVFLASDAARYITGASLPVDGGNSIGF; encoded by the coding sequence ATGAATACGCATTTGGTTTCTCCGGCTTCTAACGGCCACGCGTCGCACCCAGCGGCGCAGCCGCGCAATGTCTTCTCTCTGGAAGGCCGCCTGGCTCTCATTACGGGTGGTGGCAGCGGTATTGGGCTGGAAATAGCCCGTTGCATGCTCACGGCGGGTGCTACCGTCGTGATTACGGGACGTCGGGAAGAGGTTCTGAAAGAGGCCGTAGCTGGCCTAGGCGAGCGGGCTGCCTACCTGGTGAATGACGTGACCGAGCGAGCCTCGCTGGAGGAACTGGTGGAGCAAATCGAAACCACCCACGGCCCGCTGGATATCCTCGTCAACAACGCCGGTATCAACCTAAAAAAGCCCGCTCTGGAAGTCACCGACGAGGAATTTGACCGCATTGTGCACACCAACCTGAACGCGGTATTTGCCCTCACCCGTGTGTGCGCCCAGCGCATGATGACCCGCCAGCGCGGCGTGATTCTGATGATTTCGTCGATGGCTGCCTACTACGGTATCGACCGGGTAGCCGCCTACGCTGCTTCCAAAGCCGGACTGGAAGGTATGGTGAAAGTGCTAGCCTCGGAGTTTTCGGGCGCCGGGGTGCGGGTGAATGCCATTGCGCCCGGCTTCATTGAAACGGCCATGAGTCGCACCGCCATGAACAACGACCCCGACCGCCGCGACCGGGCCATGCGCCGCACGCCCATGGGCAAGTTTGGTCAGCCCGAAGACATCGGCTACGCCGCCGTTTTCCTGGCCTCCGACGCGGCCCGCTACATCACCGGCGCCTCGCTGCCCGTGGATGGCGGCAACTCCATTGGATTCTAG
- a CDS encoding SusC/RagA family TonB-linked outer membrane protein: protein MHSPLRKTVLGLSLPLFAAVGLPIASLFLPTAQVLAQATQTVSGRVVGADGGGGLPGVTVLQKGTTNGVSTNSDGDFTLSVPAGSTLVFSAIGYVSQEAVVSGATMNVKLATDNKALDEVVVVGYGVQRAEAVTGSVASISGENLREVPSANISQALQGRLPGVQFSQSSSQPGATTQIRIRGTRSLSASNDPLIVLDGIPFPGSIGDINPNDIQSVDILKDASATAIYGSRGANGVVLVTTKGGKMGQKPQVTYDGFVGVKTLFAKYPMMSGPEFVALRKAAGQYTNALDEADDVNTDWQDLLYRTGIQSNHNVGLSGGTENGRYNFNAGYYQEEGVIPTQQYTRYTIRGTLDQGVGKYIRLGFTTNNSYNLSEGSNVGIYGTLNSSPIANPYNPDGTLKRTIRMPLDEQWVYTRDVVEANKDRWLSQTRNLATYNTLFGEVKIPGVEGLKYRINLGVNYRQSQGGAYTGQGINAVNPTTISTASVSNSVTTDWTVENILSYDRTFAGKHNINALALYSASNNIFNRSRIAARDIPSDAFQFYNLGLAAGEITVTPGDQQYQKFGLLSYMGRVMYSYDDRYLLSATVRSDGSSRLAEGHKWNTYPAVSVGWNVAREAFMQNVSAVNMLKFRAGYGVTSNQAINPYATLGLLATRPYNFGPTNYQTGLFVNQLPNPALGWEYSKTWNYGVDFALLNNRLSGTVEYYVTNTEDILLGLPLPPTSGVDSYTANIGATQNKGIELSLNGVILDNLNGWTWEAGFNLYANRNKIVSLAGEQQRDEGNWWFVGKPINVVFDYERVGLWQQDDPYLNVLEPGGNVGMIKVKYTGTYNADGTPTRAIGPADRQILDTNPNFLGGFNTRLAYKGFDLTAVGAFQNGGLLNSTLYGSSGYLNMLNGRRGNVKVDYWTPDNTDARYPKPGGLASGDNPKYGSTLGYFDASYLKVRTISLGYNFDNNTWLKKAGVSRLRFYVTAQNPFVLFSPYNRESGMDPETNSYADQNVAVTTGVPSRLLTIGTNAPATRTYLAGLNLTF from the coding sequence ATGCATTCACCATTACGAAAAACGGTCTTAGGCCTGAGTTTGCCGCTGTTTGCGGCCGTAGGACTACCCATAGCTAGTCTGTTCTTACCAACTGCACAAGTGCTGGCGCAAGCCACGCAAACAGTTTCCGGTCGGGTTGTTGGCGCGGATGGTGGCGGAGGCCTACCTGGTGTTACTGTTCTACAGAAAGGTACCACCAACGGGGTTTCAACGAATAGCGACGGAGACTTCACGCTGTCAGTTCCTGCTGGGAGTACGCTGGTATTTAGTGCTATCGGTTATGTAAGCCAAGAGGCAGTCGTTTCTGGGGCTACCATGAACGTCAAGCTAGCTACTGATAATAAGGCGCTGGATGAGGTGGTAGTAGTAGGTTACGGCGTGCAGAGAGCAGAGGCAGTAACGGGTTCAGTGGCATCTATCAGTGGCGAAAATCTGCGCGAAGTGCCATCTGCTAATATCTCACAGGCCTTGCAAGGCCGTTTGCCGGGCGTACAGTTTTCGCAATCCTCCTCTCAGCCAGGTGCTACCACACAAATTCGTATACGTGGGACTCGTTCTCTTTCTGCTAGCAATGATCCGCTGATTGTATTGGATGGCATTCCTTTTCCAGGTTCTATTGGCGACATCAACCCCAACGATATCCAGAGTGTAGACATCTTGAAAGATGCGTCTGCCACGGCTATCTACGGGTCTCGTGGGGCAAACGGAGTTGTGTTAGTTACTACCAAAGGAGGTAAAATGGGGCAAAAGCCTCAGGTGACGTATGATGGGTTTGTGGGCGTAAAAACCCTGTTCGCCAAATATCCCATGATGAGCGGGCCTGAGTTTGTTGCCCTTCGTAAAGCAGCAGGCCAGTATACCAACGCCTTAGACGAAGCCGATGATGTAAATACCGATTGGCAGGACTTATTGTATCGAACCGGTATTCAATCCAACCACAACGTAGGGCTTTCCGGTGGCACGGAGAATGGGCGTTACAATTTCAATGCAGGTTATTACCAAGAAGAAGGGGTAATCCCTACGCAGCAATATACCCGATACACCATACGCGGTACACTTGACCAAGGAGTTGGTAAATATATCCGTCTGGGTTTTACTACAAACAACAGCTACAACTTATCTGAAGGCTCCAATGTGGGTATATATGGTACCTTAAATTCATCGCCAATTGCTAATCCGTACAATCCGGATGGTACACTGAAAAGAACCATTCGAATGCCACTGGATGAGCAGTGGGTGTATACAAGAGACGTAGTAGAGGCCAATAAGGATAGATGGTTAAGCCAGACGAGAAATTTGGCCACATATAACACCCTTTTTGGAGAAGTTAAGATTCCGGGAGTAGAGGGGTTGAAGTACCGCATCAATCTTGGCGTAAACTACCGGCAAAGCCAGGGCGGTGCTTACACGGGCCAGGGGATTAATGCCGTCAACCCGACTACCATTTCGACGGCATCCGTTAGTAATTCGGTTACTACAGACTGGACCGTTGAAAACATTTTATCCTATGACCGCACCTTTGCCGGAAAGCATAATATAAACGCGTTGGCTTTATATTCTGCCTCAAACAATATTTTCAACCGGTCGCGGATTGCGGCAAGAGATATTCCCTCAGACGCCTTTCAATTCTACAACCTGGGGCTGGCTGCCGGCGAAATCACCGTTACTCCTGGGGATCAGCAGTATCAGAAATTTGGTCTGCTATCCTACATGGGACGTGTGATGTATTCCTACGATGACCGGTACTTGTTATCCGCTACGGTTCGTTCGGATGGTTCTTCGCGACTTGCCGAGGGACACAAATGGAATACCTACCCTGCTGTATCAGTAGGCTGGAACGTGGCCCGGGAAGCGTTCATGCAGAATGTTTCTGCCGTGAACATGTTGAAGTTCCGGGCCGGTTACGGTGTAACATCAAACCAAGCTATTAACCCGTACGCTACGCTGGGTCTTTTAGCTACCAGACCATACAACTTTGGCCCTACTAACTACCAAACGGGGCTGTTTGTGAATCAGCTCCCAAACCCTGCCTTAGGTTGGGAATACTCTAAAACCTGGAATTACGGGGTGGACTTCGCCCTGCTAAACAACCGTCTTTCTGGTACAGTTGAGTACTACGTTACCAATACCGAAGATATTCTGCTTGGTTTACCACTGCCTCCAACCTCTGGCGTAGATAGCTACACGGCCAATATTGGAGCTACCCAAAACAAAGGCATAGAGCTTTCTTTGAATGGGGTAATCTTAGACAATCTCAATGGCTGGACGTGGGAAGCTGGGTTCAACCTCTATGCCAACCGCAACAAAATTGTATCACTGGCCGGAGAGCAGCAAAGAGACGAAGGCAACTGGTGGTTTGTCGGAAAACCCATCAACGTAGTTTTTGATTACGAACGAGTTGGACTGTGGCAGCAGGATGATCCATACCTGAATGTGCTGGAGCCAGGCGGCAATGTGGGGATGATCAAGGTGAAGTACACTGGCACTTACAACGCGGATGGTACGCCTACCCGAGCCATTGGCCCAGCAGACCGTCAGATTCTAGATACAAACCCCAACTTCCTGGGAGGTTTCAACACCCGGTTGGCGTACAAAGGATTTGATCTGACTGCCGTAGGCGCCTTCCAAAACGGTGGCCTGCTCAACAGCACGCTGTACGGCTCGTCCGGCTACCTCAACATGTTGAATGGTCGTCGCGGGAACGTAAAGGTGGATTACTGGACGCCCGATAACACGGATGCTCGGTACCCCAAACCAGGTGGTCTCGCGAGTGGCGACAATCCAAAGTATGGCTCTACACTTGGCTACTTTGATGCCTCCTACCTGAAAGTCCGCACCATTTCCCTGGGCTATAACTTCGACAATAATACTTGGCTGAAAAAAGCCGGGGTAAGCAGACTACGCTTCTACGTAACGGCTCAAAACCCCTTCGTGCTGTTCTCGCCTTACAATCGGGAATCGGGCATGGATCCGGAAACCAACTCCTATGCCGACCAAAATGTGGCCGTAACCACGGGCGTTCCAAGCCGGCTATTGACGATAGGCACTAACGCACCTGCCACCCGCACCTACCTCGCAGGCCTGAATCTTACCTTCTAG